The Pseudoxanthobacter soli DSM 19599 genomic sequence CCGGCATCCCGAACGCCAGGCGCGGCCGTCCTACTGGACGGCGACGCGTCGCCGCAGCGACGGCCGCACCGACGCAACCGAGATCTTCCTGTCCTTCACCGGGCTCGAGCAGGAGATCGGCGGCGGGGAATGGACCGCCTCCATCGAAACGCTGTGCTCGAACGGCGACGTGCCGGCCTCGCTGCCCTATGGCGGCGGCCAGCCCCAGCTTGCGCTGCGCGACCGGGTGGGCGCGGTCTCGGAGGTGCACTGCATCTCGCCGCCGACGCCGACCCTGCGCAATATCGGTGGCGACGGCCGCCGCTGGAACCTGATCTCGCACCTCACCCTCAACCACCTGTCGCTGACCGAGGCCGGCGCGCTCGACGCGCTGAAGGACATCCTGCGGCTCTACGATTTCCGCGATTCCCTCGAAACCCAGCGCATCATCGACGGCATCACGCTCCTGAAGACCCGCCGAGGCATCGCCCGGGCGCCGCTGCGGCCGGGCGACGTGACGTGGGGCGACGCGATGTGCGGCGGCGTCGACATCTCCGTCGAGCTCGACCCCTCCAATTTCACCGGTTCGGGCCTCTATCTGTTCGCCCTCGTGCTCGAGCACTTCTTCGGGCTCTATGCCTCCATCAATTCCTTCACGCGCCTCACGGCGTCGGTGAAGGGCCAACCCGGGATTCTGCACAAATGGCCCGCTCGCGCCGGCGATCGTCACATTCTGTGATCGACCAGCTCCTCGATGCGCCGCAGAGCTTCGACTTCGTCCAGGCGATGCGGGTGCTCGAAGCCGCGGGCGGATTGGGCGACCATGTCTCGATGGCGGCCGCCCGCACGCCCGCCGGCTATGGCGGCACATTCCGGCTTCGCTTCGTCAACGATGCCCGGCTGCGCTATCCGACCGCGGTCATCTCCAGCGCCGAGAAGGAGCCGGACGGCTCCGTGCGGATGACGGTGGCCGGCATCGGCATGATCGGCGCGCTCGGCACGCTGCCCTACAGCTACACCACGCTCGCCACCGCGCGGCTCGGCCACAACAACGAGGCGCTGAAGGCCTTCCTCGACATCTTCCAGCACCGCGCGGTCGAGCTGTTCTACGGCGCCTCCAGCAAATACCGCCTGGCGATCGATTTCGAGCGGCGGGAGCGCACGGGCGAGGACGGGTTCGGCAGCGTGCTGCGCAGCCTCGCCGGCATCGAGGGCGCGTCCCTGCGCAACCGCATGTCGGTGCCGGACGACACCGTCCTGCACTATGCCGGGCTGTTCGCGTCCGGTCCCCGCTCCGCGGACGGGCTTGAGGCGCTGCTGCGCAGCGAATTGCGGCACCCGGTCTCGGTCCTTCAGTTCGTCGGACGCTGGGTGCCGGTCGCGGCGGAAGAGCAGACCCGGCTCGGCGGCGGCCGCGCGTCGGGCGGCCAATATTGCGGGCTCGGCACAAACGCCGTGGTCGGCGACCGGGTGTGGAGCGCGCAGCATTCCGCGCGGATCGTCATCGGCCCCATCGGCCGCGAGGAGATGGAGGCGCTGCTGCCCGGCGGACAGCAGAGCCGCTTCATCGCCGATCTCGTGCGCTTCTATTGCGGCGCCGAGTACGAATTCGACGTCCAGCTCGTGATGCGCGCCGACGCCGTTCCCGCGGCCCGTCTCGCCCGCGGCGATGGCGACGATCCCGGCGCCGCCCGCCTCGGCCAGACCGCCTGGAGCCTGAGCGGCCCGAGCCCGGTCGCCCGCGACGAAGCGATCTTCCCGTTGTCCCCGCCCGAATGACCGGCGCGGCCGCCCGCCGCCGTCGCGTTGCCATCCCCGTCATGGCCTGCCGTCGTCTTCGCGGAAGGCCGATCCCGAGATCAAAGCGAGAGTTCCCATGGATTCCTGGTCGAACGGCTATGTCAGCGACATCGAATATCTGCCCGGCTTCTATGTCGAGCAGACCCCCGGCCATCTCCTGCTGAGCTGCCTGCTCAACGGGTTCGAGCCGCCGTTCTCCGGCGACCGGTTCACCTATTGCGAACTCGGCTGCGGCCAGGGCAACACCGCCAACATCATCGCCGCCGCCAACCCGAACGCGACGGTGATCGCGGTCGATTTCAATCCCGCCCACATCGCGCGGGCGCGTCAGGCCGCCGAGGCGGCGGGCCTCACCAACATCCAGTTTTTCGAGGAAGGCTTCGCCGACCTGATCCATCGCACCGGCCTGCCCGAGTTCGACATCGTGTCGCTCCATGGCGTCTGGTCGTGGATCGGCGAGGACGACCGCAAGGACGTCACCACCTTCCTGAAAAAGGCGGTGAAGCCGGGCGGCCTCGTGGCCGTCACCTATAATGCCATGCCGGGCTGGGCGACGACGCTGCCGATCCAGCACCTCCTGATGGATTTCGCCCGCTTCAGCCACGAGACCAGCGACAAGCGCGTGGTCGACGGCCTCGACTTCATCGACCGGCTTCGCGCCGCCGGCTCCTATGCCGCGAACGACGAGGCGCTCCTGAAGCAGATCCGCGGCGGCGACAAGGTCGCGCCGGACCGGGCGGTCTATCTCGCCCATGAATATCTCAATCAGAACTGGCGTCCGCTCTATCACAGCGAAACCGCGTCGATGCTTGCCGAGGCCAAGCTCGGCTTCATCGGGTCCGCGACGCTGCTGGAGACGTTCCCCGACCTGATGCTGCGGCCGGACCAGCGCGAGATCCTGAACAGCGTGCCCGCCGGCTCGTTCCGCGAGACCGTGAAGGACTATCTCACCAACCGCCGCTTCCGGCGCGACGTCTTCGTCCGCGGCCCGCGCAAGCTGACCGACAGCGAGCGCGACGCGTGGCTCGAGAATGTCGGCCTCGCGGCGACGATCACCGCGGAGGCCGCCAAGCTCGTGCTCGACGTGCCGGTCGGGACGGCGGAGTTGCCGAAAGACCACTATCACCCGGTGTTCGAGGCGCTCGCCGCCCGTCCGCACACCCTGCGCGAGCTCGCCGACCTGCCGCCGCTGCGCAATCTCGCCGGCGCGCCGTCGATGGTGGAACTCGCCGGCATCCTCGCCGGCACGTCGCAGGCGATCCTGCTGCCGTGGGGCCTCTCCAACCGCGGCCTGACGGAACAGGTGCTGCGCTACAATGTCCGCGCGACCGCTGAGGTGTTCGAGCAGCGCGCGGCCCACACCGCGATCGCGCTGCCGCTGTCCGGCGGCGGCATGTCGCTGCCGACCATGGATGCCCTCGTCTATTTCGGCATCACCGGCGGGCGCGCCACCAGCGACGAGGAACTCGTCGAACTGCTCTATCGCAAGCTTTCCGTCGGCAAGGTGCCGCTGATGAAGGACGGCGCCGTCGTCAGCGAGCCGGAAGCGGTCCGCGCCATGATCGTGGAAAGCGTCAACTGGGGCCTCCAGCACCGCGTACCGCTGTGGAAGCAGCTCGGGGCGATCTTCTGAGCCGGCGGTTCACGCACCTACCACATAGATAGGATGAACGGGCGCCTGCCCCGGCGGGCGCCCTACACCGCGAAGGCGAGCGGCGCCTCTGCCTCGGGGTGGGGCAGGGTGCTCATGCGCACACCGTAGATCGCGAACAGCGTCTCCGGCGTCACGATCTCGGCCGGCGTGCCGCGCGCGATCAGCCGGCCGGTATGCAGCGCGACGATCTCGTCGCAGAAGCGCGCGGCCATGTTGATGTCGTGCAGCACGACCACGACGCCGAGGCCGCGCTCCGCCGAAAGCCGGTGCACCAGTGACAGCACCTCCATCTGATGGGCGATGTCGAGCGCGGAGATCGGCTCGTCCAGCAGCAGGCATTCGGTGTCCTGCGCGATGAGCATCGCCAGCCAGACGCGCTGGCGCTCTCCGCCCGAAAGCGTGTCGACCAGCCGGCCGGCGAACCGCGCCGTGTCGGTCAGCTCAAGCGCCTCGGCGACTTTCGCCCGATCGTCCGGCGAGAACCGGCCGAGGGCGCCGTGCCAGGGATAGCGGCCGAGCGCCACCAGTTCCTCCACCAGCATGCCCGTCGCGGGCGGGGTATATTGCGGCAGGTAGGCGACGCGGCGGGCGAACGCCCGGCTTCCCCAGTCTGCCAGCGGCCGGCCGCCGAAGCGGATCGTGCCGGAAGACGCCGGCTGCTGGCGCGCGAGCAGCCGGACGAGCGTCGACTTGCCGGAGCCGTTATGCCCGATGAGGCCCACCACCCGGCGCGGCGGCAGGGCGAGCGTCAACGGCTCCACCAGAACCCGGCCGGCGGCGGAGAAACTCGCGGCATCGAGTTCGAACAGCGGCGCCGGTGCCGCCATCGCGGCCGCGTCGGTGACAGCGGACGTCGCGGGGCTCAATCCTGCCCCCGCGCGTTGTCGCCGCTCGCGCCGAGCCGCCAGTAGGCGACGACGAGATGCTGTTCGCGGGCGAGGCCCCGTTCCCCGCGCAGATATGTGCGGATGGCCCTCGCGGCCCCGTGTTCGCACCCGGCCCAGGCGAAGACCGTGCCGGCATCCGGCCAATCCACGCCGCGAACGGCCTCGGCGAGCAGCGTCGTGCCGCCCGCGTCCGCCCCGTCGCGGTGAAGCCAGCGGATCGTGGCGCTGGCCGCGGTCGGAAGCGGCTGTTCCTCCCGGGCGTCGGCGACCTCGATGAAGACGGTGGCGCGCGCGGTCGCGGGCAGCCGTTCGAGGATGCGGCCGATCGCCGGCAGCGCGGTCTCGTCGCCGGCAAGCATGGACCAGTCCGCTTCGCCGAAGGTGCCGCCGCCCGGGCCGGTCATGCCCACCACGTCACCCGGCTCGGCATGGCGCGCGAAGCTGGCGCCCGGCGTCTCCGCGCCCTCGTGCAGCACGAAATCGATGTCGATCTCGCCTTTCGCCACGTCGATGTGCCGGATGGTGTAGACGCGGGCGATGGGCCGCCGGCTCTCGTCGGGCCAGCTCGGCCGGCCGTCCGCGCCGGTCACCGGCCATTGCGGCGCCGCGCCCGGTTGCGGGAACAACAGGCGGACATGAAGCCCGCCGCTGGCGAACCGCGCGAGGTTCTCGCCGGCGAGCGTCACCCGGCGCATGTGCGGGGTGACGTTGCGCGCGCCGACGACGCGCATCTCGCGGAAATAGGGCAATGGCGCACCGGCGGCGCCGTCACCGGCCCAGACGATGGCGGGCTTGTCCGGGGCAGCGAATGCGAGGATATGCTCGGCAAGCGAGAGCTTCACATAGGCGAAGTTGGTTTCCTCGTCGCCCTCGGCCTCCAGCAGCAGGGTGCGTTCCGCAGCTTCCAGCCGCGCCGTTCCGAACACCGTCTCGATCCGAGCGGCTCCGCGCGAGCGTGAGACGGTGCCGTGCTCGGCGAGGTGATCGCAGAGTTTCGTCAGCACGGCCTCGGGCTCCGCCAGCGCGACTTTGGCGACGGCCTTGAAGGTGGAAGCGCGTTCGGCACCCATGGGAGTTTCCTTTCAGGTCGCCCTGCCGCCGCGCCCGAGCAGCCAGACCAGATAGGGCCCGGCGAGGAGCGAGGCGAACAGGCCGAGGGGGAGCTGGTAGGGATAGGCCGCCATCCGCGCCAGCCAGTCGGAGGCGACCATCAGGCCCGCGCCGATCGCGACCGCGCCGGCCAGCATCGGCAGCGTGCGGGTCAATCCGGCCAGGCGCGCCAGGTGCGGGGCGATCAGCCCCGCGAAGCTCAGCGGGCCCACGAACAGCGCGGCGAACGCTGCGGAGAGGCCCGCGAGCACGATGAGGATGAAGCGGCTCATGCGCTCGGGCACGCCGAGGGCCCCGGCGACGCTGCCGAGCGGCAGGATGTCGAGCCAGCGCAGCGCCGGCAGCAGCGACAGGATCAGCACCGCGGAGGCGAGGCCGGCCGCCGCCGCCTCGCTCCAGTCCGCGGCATTGGTCGAACCGCCGATCCAGCCCAGCAGCGCGAACGCGGCGGGGGAGCCCGTGGCGATCACGGCGGTGATGATTGCGCTGCACA encodes the following:
- a CDS encoding siderophore-interacting protein; amino-acid sequence: MGAERASTFKAVAKVALAEPEAVLTKLCDHLAEHGTVSRSRGAARIETVFGTARLEAAERTLLLEAEGDEETNFAYVKLSLAEHILAFAAPDKPAIVWAGDGAAGAPLPYFREMRVVGARNVTPHMRRVTLAGENLARFASGGLHVRLLFPQPGAAPQWPVTGADGRPSWPDESRRPIARVYTIRHIDVAKGEIDIDFVLHEGAETPGASFARHAEPGDVVGMTGPGGGTFGEADWSMLAGDETALPAIGRILERLPATARATVFIEVADAREEQPLPTAASATIRWLHRDGADAGGTTLLAEAVRGVDWPDAGTVFAWAGCEHGAARAIRTYLRGERGLAREQHLVVAYWRLGASGDNARGQD
- a CDS encoding class I SAM-dependent methyltransferase encodes the protein MDSWSNGYVSDIEYLPGFYVEQTPGHLLLSCLLNGFEPPFSGDRFTYCELGCGQGNTANIIAAANPNATVIAVDFNPAHIARARQAAEAAGLTNIQFFEEGFADLIHRTGLPEFDIVSLHGVWSWIGEDDRKDVTTFLKKAVKPGGLVAVTYNAMPGWATTLPIQHLLMDFARFSHETSDKRVVDGLDFIDRLRAAGSYAANDEALLKQIRGGDKVAPDRAVYLAHEYLNQNWRPLYHSETASMLAEAKLGFIGSATLLETFPDLMLRPDQREILNSVPAGSFRETVKDYLTNRRFRRDVFVRGPRKLTDSERDAWLENVGLAATITAEAAKLVLDVPVGTAELPKDHYHPVFEALAARPHTLRELADLPPLRNLAGAPSMVELAGILAGTSQAILLPWGLSNRGLTEQVLRYNVRATAEVFEQRAAHTAIALPLSGGGMSLPTMDALVYFGITGGRATSDEELVELLYRKLSVGKVPLMKDGAVVSEPEAVRAMIVESVNWGLQHRVPLWKQLGAIF
- the tssG gene encoding type VI secretion system baseplate subunit TssG; its protein translation is MIDQLLDAPQSFDFVQAMRVLEAAGGLGDHVSMAAARTPAGYGGTFRLRFVNDARLRYPTAVISSAEKEPDGSVRMTVAGIGMIGALGTLPYSYTTLATARLGHNNEALKAFLDIFQHRAVELFYGASSKYRLAIDFERRERTGEDGFGSVLRSLAGIEGASLRNRMSVPDDTVLHYAGLFASGPRSADGLEALLRSELRHPVSVLQFVGRWVPVAAEEQTRLGGGRASGGQYCGLGTNAVVGDRVWSAQHSARIVIGPIGREEMEALLPGGQQSRFIADLVRFYCGAEYEFDVQLVMRADAVPAARLARGDGDDPGAARLGQTAWSLSGPSPVARDEAIFPLSPPE
- a CDS encoding ATP-binding cassette domain-containing protein, which gives rise to MAAPAPLFELDAASFSAAGRVLVEPLTLALPPRRVVGLIGHNGSGKSTLVRLLARQQPASSGTIRFGGRPLADWGSRAFARRVAYLPQYTPPATGMLVEELVALGRYPWHGALGRFSPDDRAKVAEALELTDTARFAGRLVDTLSGGERQRVWLAMLIAQDTECLLLDEPISALDIAHQMEVLSLVHRLSAERGLGVVVVLHDINMAARFCDEIVALHTGRLIARGTPAEIVTPETLFAIYGVRMSTLPHPEAEAPLAFAV